A genome region from Thermoanaerobacterium xylanolyticum LX-11 includes the following:
- a CDS encoding ATP-dependent Clp protease ATP-binding subunit has translation MAMFGRFSEKAQKVLYQAQEEARSLYHNYVGTEHILLGLIKEEDGIASRVLKSLGVTYEDIRAKVESLIGMGNVPGDVVGYTPRAKRVLELSFAEARRFNTNYIGTEHILLGLIREGEGVAVRILMELGVDFNRVREEIVKMVSEEPSGTTNKAQRAKNTNTPNLNQFGRDLTELAREGKLDPVIGREKEIERVIQILSRRTKNNPCLIGEPGVGKTAIAEGLAEAIESGTIPEILKGKRVVTLDMASMVAGTKYRGEFEDRLKNVLNEVIKAGNVILFIDELHTIIGAGAAEGAIDASNILKPALARGEIQVIGATTIDEYRKYIEKDPALERRFQPIMVEEPSVEETIEILKGLRDKYEAHHRIKITDEAIEAAAKLSHRYITDRFLPDKAIDLIDEAASRVRLKTVTAPPEIKELEDKLNMLNKDKEEAIRTQEYEKAAKIRDEEQKVKEQLENLKSKWQQNSLVKEKSVGAEEISQIVSLWTGIPTQKLAQEESERLLHLEEILHKRVIGQDEAVDAVARAIRRARVGLKDPKRPIGSFIFLGPTGVGKTELSKALAEAMFGDESAIVRIDMSEYMEKFSVSRLIGSPPGYVGYEEGGELTEKIRRKPYSVILFDEIEKAHPDVFNILLQILDDGRLTDSKGRTVDFKNTLIIMTSNVGAQLIKKQTTLGFMPESNAEKESYEKMKENILEELKKSFRPEFLNRIDDIIVFRQLTQDDIRKITDLMIADLNKRLKDNNISLEFTDDAKEELLKEGYDVTYGARPLRRAIQKVVESELSELMLKGEIKSGDKVLVKLKDGKFDFTKV, from the coding sequence ATGGCAATGTTTGGCAGATTTTCGGAAAAAGCACAAAAAGTGCTTTATCAAGCACAGGAGGAAGCTCGCTCACTTTACCACAATTACGTGGGAACGGAGCATATCCTTTTAGGACTTATTAAAGAAGAAGATGGAATAGCATCGCGGGTTTTAAAAAGCCTTGGTGTCACTTACGAAGATATAAGAGCAAAGGTAGAATCACTTATTGGAATGGGAAATGTGCCTGGCGATGTGGTAGGATATACGCCAAGAGCAAAGAGGGTTTTAGAGCTTAGCTTTGCTGAGGCCAGAAGGTTTAATACAAATTACATCGGAACAGAGCACATCTTATTGGGACTTATTAGAGAAGGTGAAGGCGTAGCAGTAAGGATTTTGATGGAGTTAGGTGTAGACTTCAACAGAGTCAGAGAAGAAATAGTAAAGATGGTAAGCGAAGAACCTTCTGGCACTACAAATAAAGCGCAAAGAGCTAAGAATACAAATACACCTAACTTGAATCAGTTTGGAAGAGATCTTACAGAACTTGCAAGGGAAGGAAAGCTTGATCCTGTCATTGGACGCGAAAAGGAGATAGAAAGAGTAATACAGATTTTAAGCAGAAGGACTAAAAACAATCCATGCCTTATTGGCGAACCTGGGGTCGGTAAGACTGCAATCGCCGAAGGATTGGCAGAGGCCATCGAAAGTGGTACTATACCGGAGATTTTAAAGGGCAAACGGGTTGTAACATTAGATATGGCTTCAATGGTTGCAGGCACAAAGTATAGAGGAGAATTTGAGGATAGGCTGAAAAATGTATTGAATGAGGTCATCAAGGCAGGAAATGTCATACTTTTTATAGATGAGCTTCACACTATAATAGGTGCTGGTGCGGCAGAAGGTGCCATAGACGCATCTAATATCTTAAAACCAGCCCTTGCGAGAGGAGAGATACAAGTCATTGGTGCTACTACAATCGATGAATACAGAAAGTACATTGAAAAAGATCCTGCTCTCGAAAGGAGATTTCAACCTATAATGGTTGAAGAGCCTTCTGTTGAAGAAACGATAGAAATATTAAAAGGACTTAGGGACAAGTATGAAGCACATCACAGGATAAAGATTACTGATGAAGCGATTGAAGCAGCAGCAAAACTTTCACACAGGTATATAACAGATAGATTCCTTCCTGATAAGGCTATAGACCTTATAGATGAAGCTGCGTCGCGAGTCAGACTTAAGACAGTTACAGCACCGCCAGAGATAAAAGAATTGGAAGATAAATTAAATATGCTTAATAAAGATAAAGAAGAGGCTATAAGGACACAAGAGTACGAAAAAGCCGCTAAGATAAGAGATGAAGAACAAAAAGTTAAAGAGCAACTGGAAAACTTAAAATCAAAATGGCAGCAGAATTCATTAGTTAAAGAAAAAAGCGTTGGAGCTGAAGAAATTTCACAAATTGTATCCCTTTGGACTGGCATTCCAACACAGAAGCTTGCACAAGAAGAATCTGAAAGGCTTTTGCATTTGGAAGAGATACTGCATAAACGCGTAATAGGACAGGATGAAGCGGTGGACGCGGTGGCAAGAGCAATAAGGAGGGCAAGAGTTGGACTTAAGGATCCGAAAAGACCTATTGGATCGTTTATATTCTTAGGACCTACAGGTGTCGGAAAGACAGAGCTTAGCAAAGCGTTAGCAGAAGCCATGTTTGGAGACGAATCAGCGATAGTCAGAATAGATATGTCTGAGTACATGGAAAAATTCTCTGTATCAAGGCTTATCGGTTCTCCTCCAGGATATGTTGGATATGAAGAAGGTGGAGAGCTTACAGAAAAAATAAGAAGAAAGCCATATTCTGTAATTTTGTTTGACGAAATTGAAAAAGCTCATCCAGATGTGTTTAATATATTGTTGCAAATATTGGATGATGGAAGGCTGACAGATTCAAAAGGCAGAACGGTAGATTTCAAAAATACACTCATAATAATGACTTCCAATGTTGGAGCACAGCTTATTAAGAAGCAGACGACTTTAGGTTTTATGCCTGAAAGCAACGCAGAAAAAGAATCGTATGAAAAGATGAAGGAAAACATCTTAGAGGAGCTTAAAAAATCATTTAGGCCTGAATTTTTAAACAGGATTGATGATATCATTGTATTCCGTCAACTGACGCAGGATGACATAAGGAAGATTACTGATTTGATGATCGCTGATTTGAATAAGAGGCTTAAAGATAACAACATAAGCCTTGAATTTACAGATGATGCAAAAGAAGAACTTCTTAAAGAGGGCTATGATGTGACTTACGGTGCAAGGCCATTGAGAAGGGCTATACAGAAAGTTGTTGAAAGTGAGCTTTCTGAGCTTATGCTGAAAGGCGAAATAAAATCTGGAGATAAAGTGTTAGTTAAATTAAAAGACGGTAAATTTGATTTTACGAAAGTTTAA
- the radA gene encoding DNA repair protein RadA — protein sequence MKKDKTKFICQQCGFESTKWMGKCPNCDEWNSFVEEVVEDSDKKSQEGILTSKVELLKDIEAKDEDRIKTGIGEFDRVLGGGVVKGSLVLIGGEPGIGKSTMLLQISDVMSNFTKVLYISGEESSSQIKMRADRIIKGKQEVYFLAETNINNVERHVEKISPGFIIVDSIQTMYADESTTIPGSVSQVRQVTQHLLRLSKQNGITVFIIGHVTKEGSIAGPRVLEHMVDTVLYFEGDRTQSFRILRAYKNRFGSTNEIGVFEMESEGLKEVKNPSEVLLSGRDLNAPGLAVISSMEGTRPILLEVQSLICHTNFGLPRRMSTGIDYNKFVLLLAVLEKKCGINFSQSDVYLNIAGGLKVQEPAADLGIVAALISGYLNIPISNDICFSGEVGLIGEVRPVSNLERRISEAKKMGFKTIVVPQMKVENNYDMNIKKIKNIVELTDVIAK from the coding sequence GTGAAAAAAGATAAGACTAAATTTATCTGCCAACAGTGCGGATTTGAAAGCACAAAGTGGATGGGAAAGTGTCCTAATTGCGATGAATGGAATTCGTTTGTGGAAGAGGTAGTTGAAGACAGCGACAAAAAGTCGCAAGAAGGCATACTTACATCAAAAGTTGAGCTTTTAAAAGATATAGAGGCAAAGGATGAAGACCGCATAAAAACAGGGATTGGCGAATTTGACAGGGTATTAGGCGGTGGTGTTGTAAAAGGGTCTCTTGTTTTAATTGGGGGAGAACCCGGCATCGGCAAGTCAACCATGCTTTTGCAGATATCGGACGTGATGTCTAATTTCACAAAGGTTTTATACATTTCGGGAGAAGAATCATCAAGCCAGATAAAAATGAGAGCAGATAGAATCATAAAAGGCAAGCAGGAGGTATACTTCTTGGCCGAAACTAACATAAACAATGTTGAAAGGCACGTAGAAAAGATATCGCCTGGTTTTATTATAGTTGATTCAATCCAGACTATGTATGCAGATGAAAGTACAACTATACCAGGCAGCGTGTCGCAAGTAAGGCAAGTTACGCAGCATCTTCTAAGGCTATCAAAGCAAAACGGTATCACTGTATTCATAATAGGTCATGTAACTAAGGAAGGCTCTATAGCAGGTCCCAGAGTGTTGGAGCATATGGTAGATACTGTATTGTACTTTGAAGGTGATAGGACGCAGTCATTTAGGATATTGAGAGCTTACAAAAACAGATTTGGTTCTACAAATGAAATAGGTGTATTTGAAATGGAATCAGAAGGTTTAAAAGAGGTAAAGAATCCTTCTGAAGTGCTTTTGTCTGGGAGAGATTTAAATGCTCCGGGTCTTGCTGTAATAAGCTCTATGGAGGGCACGAGACCAATTTTATTAGAGGTTCAATCGCTCATTTGCCATACTAATTTTGGGTTACCAAGGAGGATGTCCACAGGCATAGATTACAACAAATTTGTGCTTTTATTGGCTGTGTTGGAAAAGAAATGTGGGATAAATTTTTCGCAATCAGACGTATACTTAAATATAGCTGGTGGATTGAAAGTACAAGAGCCTGCAGCCGATTTAGGAATAGTTGCAGCTTTAATATCAGGGTATTTAAATATTCCTATCTCTAATGACATCTGTTTTTCTGGTGAAGTTGGACTGATAGGCGAAGTAAGACCTGTAAGCAATTTGGAGAGAAGGATAAGTGAAGCTAAAAAGATGGGGTTTAAAACAATAGTAGTGCCACAGATGAAGGTAGAAAATAATTACGATATGAACATAAAAAAGATTAAAAACATCGTAGAACTTACAGATGTTATTGCAAAATAA
- a CDS encoding PIN/TRAM domain-containing protein, translating to MLYKIVRGIISIVGLGVGFEAAYLSLAVLKLQKLMDLTLTSITSIIVYAVGALIGGIIFFIFSPKLIKWGKDFEGWLETALQKSPIYDILVGAFGLIIGLILANLISAPIYQLPFVGKVIPIIISVFFGYLGISISLKKKDEFMNLFAIVKKMGQQKSQKVEISEIPKILDTSVIIDGRIFDICKTGFVEGPLIIPNFVLEELRHIADSSDSLKRNRGRRGLDVLNKIQKELDMKVQIVDKDVDASEVDTKLLRLAKMMNGKVITNDYNLNKVAEFQGVPVLNINELSNAVKPVVLPGEEMVVQVIKDGKESGQGIAYLDDGTMIVVDGGKKHIGDTLDVLVTSVLQTAAGRMIFAKPKQTDQEKAM from the coding sequence ATGTTATACAAAATTGTAAGAGGAATTATTTCGATAGTCGGCTTAGGAGTGGGATTTGAAGCGGCTTATTTGTCTTTGGCCGTATTGAAGCTGCAAAAACTGATGGATTTGACATTGACGAGTATTACATCAATCATTGTATACGCTGTTGGGGCTTTGATAGGCGGAATCATATTTTTTATTTTTTCTCCTAAACTTATTAAATGGGGAAAAGATTTCGAAGGTTGGCTTGAGACAGCGCTTCAAAAATCGCCGATATACGATATCTTAGTTGGCGCTTTTGGATTAATCATTGGATTGATTTTGGCAAATCTTATTAGTGCTCCCATTTATCAACTTCCGTTTGTAGGGAAGGTTATTCCTATAATAATCAGTGTGTTTTTCGGTTACCTTGGAATAAGCATATCATTGAAGAAAAAAGATGAATTTATGAATTTGTTTGCGATAGTGAAAAAGATGGGACAGCAAAAATCGCAAAAAGTAGAGATAAGTGAAATACCAAAAATTCTCGATACCAGTGTCATAATAGATGGCAGGATTTTTGATATATGTAAAACGGGGTTTGTAGAAGGACCACTTATTATACCTAATTTTGTGCTGGAGGAATTGAGGCATATAGCTGATTCATCTGATTCATTAAAGAGGAATAGAGGCAGAAGAGGCCTTGATGTATTAAACAAAATACAAAAGGAATTGGACATGAAGGTGCAGATTGTAGATAAGGATGTGGACGCATCCGAAGTAGACACGAAACTTTTAAGGCTTGCCAAGATGATGAATGGGAAAGTCATAACAAATGATTATAATTTGAATAAAGTAGCTGAATTTCAAGGCGTACCTGTCCTTAATATAAATGAACTTTCAAATGCAGTAAAGCCTGTGGTGCTTCCTGGGGAAGAGATGGTCGTTCAAGTTATAAAGGATGGTAAGGAATCTGGTCAAGGCATAGCGTACCTTGACGATGGTACTATGATCGTAGTAGACGGTGGCAAAAAACACATAGGTGATACGTTGGACGTTCTTGTAACAAGCGTTTTGCAGACTGCAGCAGGTAGAATGATATTTGCCAAGCCGAAGCAAACAGATCAAGAAAAAGCTATGTGA
- the ispD gene encoding 2-C-methyl-D-erythritol 4-phosphate cytidylyltransferase — protein sequence MFISAIIVAAGKGRRMGTKLNKVFLKLNGKPVLYYTLNVFEKLLELNEIVLVVSNEDIDYCRREIVDKYNFKKVRRIVAGGMERQESVFNGLKAVDSRCDIVMIHDGARPFIDKTTLKKGIEESKLHSAVGIAVPVKDTIKVVDDDNFVVSTPDRTNLMAIQTPQIFEYRLIYEAHLKAMEDGFLGTDDTVLVERLGHKVKLVEGSYRNIKITTPEDLIISEAFLKTIYQ from the coding sequence ATGTTTATTAGTGCAATAATTGTTGCTGCTGGTAAAGGCAGAAGAATGGGTACAAAATTAAACAAGGTTTTTTTGAAATTAAACGGAAAGCCTGTTCTGTACTATACTCTAAATGTCTTTGAAAAATTATTGGAACTTAATGAGATAGTTTTAGTAGTGTCTAATGAGGACATAGATTACTGCAGACGGGAAATAGTCGATAAATATAATTTTAAAAAGGTAAGGCGGATAGTTGCCGGTGGAATGGAGAGGCAGGAATCTGTTTTCAATGGGTTAAAGGCTGTGGACAGCAGATGCGACATAGTGATGATACATGATGGAGCAAGACCTTTTATCGACAAAACCACACTAAAAAAGGGCATAGAAGAGTCTAAACTTCACAGTGCTGTAGGTATTGCTGTTCCAGTGAAAGATACTATAAAGGTAGTTGACGATGACAATTTTGTAGTGTCTACACCTGACAGGACAAATCTTATGGCCATCCAAACGCCACAAATTTTTGAATACAGGCTTATATATGAGGCACATTTAAAAGCGATGGAAGATGGTTTTTTAGGTACAGATGATACTGTCCTTGTAGAGAGACTTGGACATAAAGTAAAGCTTGTGGAAGGAAGTTATAGAAATATAAAGATTACTACGCCTGAGGATTTGATAATATCTGAAGCTTTCTTAAAAACAATATATCAATAA
- a CDS encoding lipase family alpha/beta hydrolase, which translates to MRRPLVFIHGIFGSMYVPTLVGKAWGFGPAGYIYDSFIENLKSLGYMEGKNLFICYYEWWKDIPECVNTLMSKINEARIKNNCDKVDVVCHSMGGLLLRSYVQGNFYRNDVGKVVFLSSPHYGAANAYYAWEGGAVPPDNDEDFLNILLRGFIWAIGKIKGEKDELMIIRRYIPSIKSLMPSAEYGNYVFKYPIKNNKIVFKNILYMKEQNGFLNELNSSIDKFYERADKVYVFSGNGIYTNKFIQVADSDDSVLWPDGRAVGVVRDDKGDGTVLIKSALGVEGNKYVLNAGHGGILNASIPHLKEILGVEEAPKASVLEKILSFVNILTDSKVIVLDRGQKLKKYNVFGKVNWYMAINEEGEYHFSSPDFAARSIMIHTNKGFAVKTIKQKDRFRKSETRLFVDRNGNFEFKG; encoded by the coding sequence ATGAGAAGGCCTCTTGTATTTATTCACGGAATATTTGGCTCCATGTATGTTCCTACGCTTGTCGGCAAAGCATGGGGGTTTGGACCTGCAGGCTATATATACGATTCTTTCATTGAAAATTTAAAATCATTGGGATACATGGAAGGCAAGAATCTCTTTATCTGCTATTATGAGTGGTGGAAGGATATACCTGAGTGCGTAAACACACTTATGTCTAAGATAAATGAGGCAAGAATAAAAAATAATTGCGATAAAGTCGATGTTGTATGCCACAGCATGGGTGGTTTACTTCTTAGAAGCTATGTGCAAGGAAATTTTTACAGAAATGATGTAGGTAAAGTCGTCTTTTTATCTTCTCCCCATTATGGAGCTGCTAATGCATATTATGCGTGGGAAGGCGGTGCAGTTCCTCCTGACAACGATGAGGATTTTTTGAATATACTTTTAAGAGGATTTATCTGGGCTATAGGCAAAATAAAAGGGGAGAAAGATGAGCTTATGATAATAAGAAGATACATTCCATCTATAAAATCTCTCATGCCCAGTGCTGAATACGGAAACTACGTTTTTAAATACCCGATTAAAAACAACAAGATCGTGTTTAAAAATATACTTTACATGAAAGAACAGAATGGCTTTTTAAATGAATTAAACAGCTCAATTGATAAATTTTATGAAAGAGCCGATAAAGTTTACGTTTTTTCAGGAAATGGTATATACACGAATAAATTCATTCAAGTTGCTGATAGTGACGATAGCGTATTGTGGCCTGACGGTCGGGCTGTTGGTGTTGTCAGAGATGATAAAGGGGATGGAACCGTATTGATTAAAAGTGCTTTAGGAGTTGAGGGAAATAAATATGTCTTGAATGCAGGCCATGGAGGAATATTAAATGCTTCTATTCCGCATCTAAAAGAAATACTGGGCGTAGAAGAAGCACCTAAGGCAAGTGTTTTGGAAAAGATATTGTCTTTTGTAAATATATTGACAGATAGCAAAGTCATTGTGCTTGACAGAGGGCAAAAACTTAAAAAGTACAATGTCTTTGGAAAAGTAAATTGGTACATGGCTATTAATGAAGAAGGGGAATACCACTTTTCTTCACCAGACTTTGCAGCAAGGTCTATCATGATTCATACAAATAAAGGTTTTGCTGTTAAAACAATAAAGCAAAAAGACAGATTTAGGAAGTCTGAAACTCGTCTTTTTGTGGATAGAAATGGTAATTTTGAGTTTAAGGGATAG
- the ispF gene encoding 2-C-methyl-D-erythritol 2,4-cyclodiphosphate synthase — MRVGIGYDVHRLEAGRKLILGGVQIPYVKGLLGHSDADVLIHAVIDAILGAAGLGDIGTHFPDSEWIYKDIDSTVLLKKTLDLIKNKFFINNIDCIIVAQEPKLAPYKDAISKNLSKVLNIGIDRVNIKAKTEEGLGFTGRKEGIAAYAIASLSEKCIDS; from the coding sequence ATGAGAGTCGGTATTGGATATGACGTACACAGATTAGAGGCGGGAAGAAAATTGATATTGGGCGGTGTACAGATTCCGTACGTTAAGGGGCTTTTAGGTCATTCAGATGCCGATGTCCTTATACATGCTGTCATTGACGCAATTCTCGGTGCTGCAGGGTTAGGCGATATAGGAACTCATTTCCCTGACTCCGAATGGATCTATAAGGATATAGACAGCACTGTGCTCCTTAAGAAGACATTAGATTTGATAAAAAACAAATTTTTCATAAACAATATTGACTGCATCATTGTAGCTCAAGAACCAAAATTGGCACCGTATAAAGATGCTATATCCAAAAATCTGTCGAAAGTTTTAAATATTGGGATTGACAGAGTTAACATTAAAGCAAAGACCGAAGAAGGTCTTGGATTCACAGGTAGAAAAGAAGGAATTGCTGCGTACGCGATAGCAAGTCTTTCTGAAAAATGTATTGACAGTTAA
- a CDS encoding proline--tRNA ligase, with product MRLSQLFIPTMREVPAEAEIPSHILMLKAAMMRKLASGVYIYLPLGKRVLKKIEEIVREEMDRAGAQEVLMSAIIPAELLKESGRWDVFGPEMFKLKDRNDREFCLGPTHEEVFTDLIRNDVKSYRQLPLTIYQIQTKYRDERRPRFGVMRSREFIMKDAYSFDVDWDGLDVSFDKMYDAYCRIFDRCGLKYTVVEADTGAMGGKDSKEFMVTSNVGEAVIAYCDNCGYAANEEKAECTVQNTIDEEMRPLEKIYTPDVKTIDELVSHLDVEAERFVKTLIYKYKNKVAAVLIRGDREVNIVKLANLLNVSENDVELADEETVKKVTSANVGFAGPIGLKDDVMLIADAEIPAMRNVIVGANETDYHLKNVNYGRDFKADVVSDVRKVVDGDKCPKCGSPLKLDRGIEVGHIFKLGTKYSDALGANYIDENGNEKPIIMGCYGIGLNRIAAAAIEQNHDDKGIIWPMSIAPYHVIIVPVNVSNDVQRDLAEKLYDELSKAGIEVLIDDRDLRAGVKFNDADLLGIPIRITVGKKAEDNIVELKLRREEKPIELKYDEVLGKVKELISENM from the coding sequence ATGAGATTATCACAATTGTTTATACCAACGATGAGAGAGGTTCCAGCAGAAGCTGAGATACCAAGCCATATTCTCATGTTAAAAGCCGCCATGATGAGAAAACTTGCATCAGGTGTGTACATTTATTTGCCGCTTGGTAAGAGAGTCCTTAAGAAGATTGAAGAAATCGTGAGGGAAGAGATGGACAGAGCAGGGGCACAGGAAGTGCTTATGTCTGCCATAATACCTGCGGAACTTTTAAAAGAATCCGGCAGATGGGATGTTTTTGGACCTGAGATGTTTAAGCTAAAGGATAGAAATGACAGGGAATTTTGCTTAGGCCCTACGCATGAAGAAGTTTTTACAGACCTTATAAGAAATGATGTAAAGTCATACAGGCAGCTTCCACTGACAATATATCAGATTCAGACGAAGTATAGAGATGAGAGGCGGCCCAGATTTGGAGTCATGAGGTCTCGCGAATTTATAATGAAAGATGCCTACAGCTTTGATGTCGATTGGGATGGACTGGATGTGTCTTTTGATAAGATGTACGATGCTTACTGCAGGATATTTGACAGGTGCGGCTTAAAGTATACTGTCGTTGAAGCTGATACAGGTGCTATGGGTGGAAAGGATTCTAAAGAATTTATGGTGACATCTAATGTTGGAGAAGCAGTAATTGCCTATTGCGACAACTGCGGCTATGCTGCCAATGAAGAAAAGGCGGAATGCACTGTACAAAACACAATTGACGAAGAGATGAGGCCATTGGAAAAAATTTATACGCCTGATGTAAAGACGATTGATGAACTTGTGTCGCATTTGGATGTTGAAGCGGAAAGATTTGTAAAAACATTGATATACAAGTACAAGAATAAGGTAGCTGCGGTGCTTATAAGAGGCGACAGGGAAGTAAATATTGTAAAACTGGCGAATCTTTTAAATGTAAGCGAAAATGATGTTGAATTGGCTGATGAAGAAACTGTAAAGAAAGTCACATCTGCCAATGTGGGATTTGCTGGTCCTATTGGACTCAAAGATGACGTAATGCTTATAGCAGATGCAGAAATACCTGCCATGAGAAATGTTATCGTCGGCGCTAATGAGACAGACTACCATTTAAAAAATGTCAATTATGGAAGAGATTTTAAAGCAGATGTAGTATCAGACGTCAGAAAAGTTGTAGATGGCGATAAATGCCCGAAATGTGGCAGTCCTTTAAAACTTGATAGAGGAATTGAAGTAGGGCACATTTTTAAATTAGGCACAAAATATTCTGATGCATTAGGTGCAAATTATATAGATGAAAACGGCAATGAAAAGCCTATAATAATGGGTTGTTACGGCATAGGGTTAAACAGAATTGCGGCTGCTGCAATAGAGCAAAATCACGACGACAAAGGTATCATTTGGCCAATGTCTATAGCACCATATCATGTCATAATCGTACCTGTAAATGTGTCAAATGATGTACAAAGAGATCTTGCAGAGAAATTGTACGATGAATTATCGAAGGCTGGCATTGAGGTTTTGATTGATGACAGGGATTTGAGAGCTGGCGTAAAATTTAATGATGCCGATTTGTTAGGTATACCTATTAGAATAACAGTGGGAAAGAAAGCTGAAGACAATATAGTTGAGCTGAAATTAAGAAGAGAAGAAAAGCCCATAGAATTAAAATACGATGAAGTTTTAGGCAAAGTCAAAGAATTGATCAGTGAAAATATGTAG
- the gltX gene encoding glutamate--tRNA ligase yields the protein MEKRVRFAPSPTGAIHIGNIRTALFNYLFSRSEGAKLILRIEDTDLTRSSKDFEKLIFKELSWLGIEWDEGPDKPGEYGPYRQSERLHIYNEYAEKLIKEGKAYRCYCTPEELDKDREESVKRGDIPRYSGRCRHLTKEQEEEYLRQGRKPSIRFIIPDDVTISFDDMIKGKIEINSDTLGGDMIIVKSDGMPTYNFAVVVDDTLMKITHVIRGEDHIYNTPKQLLIYEALGFKPPVFAHAPLILGPDRTKLSKRHGNTYIGQYREMGYLPEAMFNFLSLLSWSPDDNVELMSKDEIIKKFNFNKIHSANPVFDIEKLNWMNQHYIQMSPIERIVDLSLPHLKEAGYIGENVDEAKYEWLKKVVSLFKDGLHYVAELKDKAKMFFVDDFEYNSEVKETLLSSDAKNVLTAFKEEIENMDEVTEEGIKELLKMLQKKIGVKGKAFFMPIRFALTGQDHGPELVMIIPLLGKHKILQRIDKALKLIS from the coding sequence ATGGAAAAGAGAGTTAGGTTTGCACCAAGCCCTACTGGTGCTATTCACATAGGAAATATCCGCACTGCGCTATTTAATTATTTATTTTCAAGAAGTGAAGGCGCTAAGCTTATATTGAGGATAGAAGATACGGATTTAACGAGGTCTTCTAAGGACTTTGAAAAGTTGATATTCAAAGAGTTAAGCTGGCTTGGCATAGAATGGGATGAAGGGCCTGACAAACCTGGTGAATACGGACCATACAGGCAAAGCGAAAGGCTTCACATATACAATGAATACGCAGAAAAGCTTATAAAAGAAGGCAAAGCCTACAGATGTTACTGTACTCCTGAAGAGCTGGATAAAGACAGAGAGGAATCTGTTAAAAGAGGAGATATACCGAGGTATTCGGGAAGGTGTCGGCATTTGACTAAAGAACAGGAAGAGGAGTATTTGCGGCAAGGAAGGAAACCTTCCATTAGATTCATAATTCCTGATGATGTTACAATATCATTTGATGATATGATAAAGGGAAAGATCGAAATTAACTCAGACACGCTTGGCGGTGACATGATAATAGTAAAATCTGACGGCATGCCAACTTATAACTTTGCAGTCGTTGTAGATGATACTCTTATGAAAATAACCCATGTCATAAGAGGTGAAGATCATATCTATAACACACCTAAGCAGCTTCTTATTTACGAAGCACTTGGCTTTAAGCCACCTGTATTTGCTCATGCGCCTCTTATCTTGGGACCAGACAGGACTAAGCTTTCTAAAAGACATGGGAATACTTACATTGGACAATACAGGGAAATGGGGTATTTACCTGAAGCGATGTTTAACTTTTTGTCGCTTTTAAGTTGGTCTCCAGATGACAATGTTGAATTGATGTCTAAAGATGAAATAATTAAAAAATTTAATTTCAATAAGATTCACAGTGCTAATCCTGTTTTTGACATAGAAAAATTGAATTGGATGAATCAACATTACATTCAGATGAGTCCTATTGAAAGAATTGTAGATTTAAGCTTGCCACATCTTAAAGAGGCAGGTTATATTGGCGAAAATGTGGATGAGGCTAAGTACGAATGGCTAAAAAAGGTTGTTTCACTTTTTAAAGATGGCTTGCACTATGTGGCTGAACTGAAAGACAAAGCAAAGATGTTCTTTGTTGATGATTTTGAATACAATAGCGAAGTAAAAGAAACTTTGCTGTCAAGTGATGCTAAGAATGTACTGACGGCGTTTAAAGAGGAAATTGAGAATATGGATGAAGTTACAGAAGAGGGCATAAAAGAACTGCTAAAGATGTTGCAAAAGAAGATAGGAGTTAAAGGAAAAGCGTTTTTCATGCCTATAAGATTTGCTTTAACAGGGCAAGATCATGGGCCTGAACTTGTGATGATAATTCCTCTTTTAGGCAAACATAAAATATTGCAAAGGATAGATAAAGCCTTAAAGTTAATATCGTAA